One segment of Stenotrophomonas sp. SAU14A_NAIMI4_8 DNA contains the following:
- a CDS encoding TonB-dependent receptor, producing the protein MFAAAAPVLAQEAAPGSNPVDLDRISVTGSRIARTGFVTPSPVTAITAEEIRTTGALNIGDLMNKMPQLTPSYSLGNSTRFIGTAGLGLMDLRGMGPSRTLVLVNGRRHVGASPGSTSVDVNTIPVEWIERVEVITGGASAVYGADAVAGVVNFIMKKSFDGYEFRGQTGKADEGSFDRRFASFSAGKPFADGRGNAAIAMEYSDQGRFGRGDREIGRRYQVSVPNPNFDPSQPPSERNPQTVLASPGGNHSTSYGGTMDLGQITISPTGTRSIAFNRNSRYLFNDDGTFRRNRYDGTIVSTSSCVDCDFADLNAVADLQPSFDRFSFNTIVNFDLNDDHRFFFEGKYTKTESEFYGQPAFDTGLRIRRDNAYISNELGAVLDARTVRVQNRDGTSTVRAVSRDPNAAESNLVMNRFNVDAGRRGEQIERQTSRVVFGLEGNLGEDWTYETSANFGQTTIDRINVNNRINERWHAGMDVTRDASGNLVCRASLDPNAINPNTGQRYNQALIAGCVPFSVFGNGAISQEAADWFNTRSLNQSKLKQQVFSASVANNSLFSLPAGDVGFAGGVEYRKEQSQENTDALSALGLTFLNAIPSRGGEYSVREVFAETSIPLLADIPLIRRLNLDLAGRWSDYTSVGDTKTWNVGLDWEVLTSLRIRGTYASAVRAPSIGELYNPQSQNFAAISDPCNTLSTNANRPATAKDPSLRAANCAALGIPNNWVDTYSANRPGVSGGNPNLKPEEAKTLSLGFVWQPEFLPGFGMSMDYWRITLTDAIGSVSAQTLATRCVDSPGGVQNNPFCDAIKRAPVGGYTSPTGTPFPEYSIYNWTAISENLAKSRRVGVDLEMDYRFDLLGGFTTLRLVGTRLIQSREWAFQSFPDEFTEYVTYYTDPRWRGQFSTTYKRGDWRASWDMTYVDGNLRVTPDSYNSNPGSQSPIRNPSYLYHNMQVGYKFPGSGIDVYLGVDNVFDKDPPVNYFGADAGAALYDSIGRYMYLGVTYKF; encoded by the coding sequence ATGTTCGCCGCCGCCGCACCCGTCCTGGCACAGGAAGCCGCCCCGGGTTCCAACCCGGTTGATCTGGATCGCATCAGCGTGACCGGCTCGCGTATCGCGCGCACCGGCTTCGTCACCCCCTCTCCAGTGACGGCCATCACTGCCGAAGAAATCCGCACCACCGGCGCGCTGAACATCGGCGACCTGATGAACAAGATGCCGCAGTTGACCCCGAGCTACTCGCTGGGCAACTCCACGCGCTTCATCGGCACCGCCGGCCTGGGCCTGATGGACCTGCGTGGCATGGGCCCGTCGCGCACCCTGGTGCTGGTCAATGGCCGCCGCCACGTTGGCGCCAGCCCGGGCTCGACCTCGGTCGACGTCAACACCATTCCGGTGGAATGGATCGAGCGCGTGGAAGTCATCACCGGTGGCGCCTCGGCCGTGTACGGCGCCGACGCCGTGGCCGGCGTGGTCAACTTCATCATGAAGAAGTCGTTCGACGGCTACGAATTCCGTGGCCAGACCGGCAAGGCTGACGAAGGCAGCTTCGACCGCCGCTTCGCCAGCTTCTCCGCTGGCAAGCCGTTTGCCGATGGCCGTGGTAACGCCGCCATCGCAATGGAATACAGCGACCAGGGCCGCTTTGGCCGTGGTGATCGTGAAATCGGCCGCCGCTACCAGGTCTCGGTACCGAACCCGAACTTCGATCCGAGCCAGCCGCCGAGCGAGCGCAATCCGCAGACGGTCCTGGCCAGCCCGGGTGGTAACCATTCCACGTCCTACGGCGGCACCATGGACCTGGGCCAGATCACCATCTCGCCCACCGGCACCCGCTCGATCGCCTTCAACCGCAACAGCCGCTACCTGTTCAACGATGACGGCACGTTCCGCCGCAACCGTTACGACGGCACCATCGTCAGCACCAGCAGCTGCGTGGACTGCGACTTCGCCGACTTGAACGCCGTGGCCGACCTGCAGCCGTCGTTCGACCGTTTCAGCTTCAACACCATCGTCAACTTCGATCTGAATGACGATCACCGCTTCTTCTTCGAAGGCAAGTACACCAAGACCGAGTCGGAGTTCTATGGCCAGCCGGCCTTCGACACCGGCCTGCGCATCCGTCGCGACAACGCCTACATCTCCAACGAGCTGGGCGCCGTGCTCGATGCGCGCACCGTGCGCGTGCAGAACCGCGATGGCACCAGCACCGTGCGTGCCGTTTCGCGCGACCCGAATGCCGCCGAAAGCAACCTGGTCATGAACCGTTTCAACGTCGACGCAGGTCGTCGCGGTGAACAGATCGAGCGCCAGACCAGCCGCGTGGTGTTCGGCCTGGAAGGCAACCTGGGCGAGGACTGGACCTACGAGACCTCGGCCAACTTCGGCCAGACCACCATCGACCGCATCAACGTGAACAACCGCATCAACGAGCGTTGGCATGCGGGCATGGACGTGACCCGTGATGCCAGCGGCAACCTCGTCTGCCGCGCATCGCTGGACCCGAATGCGATCAACCCGAACACCGGGCAGCGCTACAACCAGGCCCTGATCGCTGGCTGCGTGCCGTTCAGCGTGTTCGGCAACGGTGCGATCTCGCAGGAAGCAGCTGATTGGTTCAACACCCGTTCGCTGAACCAGTCCAAGCTGAAGCAGCAGGTGTTCAGTGCCTCGGTGGCCAACAACTCGCTGTTCTCGCTGCCGGCCGGTGACGTCGGCTTCGCCGGCGGCGTCGAGTACCGCAAGGAACAGAGCCAGGAAAACACCGACGCGCTGTCCGCGCTGGGCCTGACCTTCCTCAACGCCATCCCCAGCCGTGGTGGTGAGTACAGCGTGCGCGAAGTGTTCGCTGAAACCTCGATCCCGCTGCTGGCTGACATCCCGCTGATCCGCCGCCTGAACCTGGACCTGGCCGGCCGTTGGTCGGACTACACCTCGGTGGGCGACACCAAGACCTGGAACGTCGGCCTGGACTGGGAAGTGCTGACCTCGCTGCGTATCCGCGGTACCTACGCCAGCGCGGTGCGCGCACCGAGCATCGGTGAGCTGTACAACCCGCAGTCGCAGAACTTCGCCGCCATCTCCGATCCCTGCAACACGCTGTCGACCAACGCCAACCGTCCGGCGACCGCCAAGGATCCGAGCCTGCGTGCCGCCAACTGCGCCGCGCTGGGCATTCCGAACAACTGGGTGGACACCTACAGCGCGAACCGCCCGGGCGTGAGCGGTGGTAACCCGAACCTGAAGCCGGAAGAAGCCAAGACCCTGTCGCTGGGCTTTGTCTGGCAGCCGGAATTCCTGCCGGGCTTCGGCATGTCGATGGACTACTGGCGCATCACCCTGACCGACGCGATCGGTTCGGTCAGTGCCCAGACCCTGGCCACCCGCTGCGTGGATTCGCCGGGGGGCGTGCAGAACAACCCGTTCTGCGATGCGATCAAGCGCGCACCGGTCGGTGGCTACACCTCGCCCACCGGCACCCCGTTCCCGGAATACAGCATCTACAACTGGACCGCTATTTCCGAGAACCTGGCCAAGTCGCGTCGCGTCGGCGTCGATCTGGAAATGGACTACCGCTTCGATCTGCTGGGTGGCTTCACCACCCTGCGCCTGGTCGGTACCCGTCTGATCCAGTCGCGTGAATGGGCGTTCCAGTCGTTCCCGGACGAGTTCACCGAATACGTGACCTACTACACCGATCCGCGCTGGCGCGGTCAGTTCAGCACCACCTACAAGCGTGGTGACTGGCGCGCGTCGTGGGACATGACCTACGTTGACGGCAACCTGCGCGTGACCCCGGACAGCTACAACTCCAACCCGGGTTCGCAGAGCCCGATCCGCAACCCGTCGTACCTGTACCACAACATGCAGGTTGGCTATAAGTTCCCGGGCTCGGGCATCGACGTCTACCTGGGCGTGGACAACGTGTTCGACAAGGATCCGCCGGTCAACTACTTCGGTGCTGACGCCGGTGCTGCGCTGTACGACAGCATTGGTCGCTACATGTACCTGGGCGTGACCTACAAGTTCTGA